A section of the Pedobacter sp. HDW13 genome encodes:
- a CDS encoding Ig-like domain-containing protein, protein MKIYRLSFIILSFLLALNFSSSAQTDTVSINTIITKTNKVLTDYPNEKIYLHFDKPYYAVADTVWFKAYVTENQNFLSGISKIIYVDVINQKDSLIQTLKLPITGGFAYGSFPLDQLNYKQGNYHVRAYTLWMLNSLDPAYFNKTFYVGEAIDKEVKTHITYKNLSTDKQEKIDARVQFRDASNKPYANKNVTWQVVTSYTVIAKGRGTTDANGYLTIAMTNAQKAEYQLQKGELITSINTTDKDVASSSFPLKNAILSKDFQFFPEGGNLVAGLTNKVAFKAIKSDGLGIGAKGTVTDSEGKSVATFSDQHLGMGSFNLPAEAGKTYKAAVTYADGTTQSYNLPAVTTNGVVLNVDNSNVDNVVIKIAANEAFFAENQGKKLYLIAQSKGVICYGAQTALSNKEYNTTIPKLKFPTGIAQLTLFNEHGKPLSERLVFVQHKNNMTVALTSAATTYGVKKKVKINVAAKKDGAPVEGSFSVAVVDETKVPSSEDATSTILTGLLLSSDVKGYIEKANYYFNAPDAKKNADLDVLLLTQGYRSFKYTDIIANKLPKIDFLPEQGIEISGILRQNNGIPVRKGALLLSIPDKRFNLEGTTDPVGNFKFSNLVFNDSSKVTVTAKYNVNYKNMTLSLNGAPVPTLTRNFSAAEEVLNIDSALTSYLDNSKRQYAYLHTLKDVNIKAAVIPKVSHKDYPSLSGLSQMADHEISGDRLKGCGLLINCLQGMLAGVTFADNNFYVTRDYNQGKKIPMGIFINGMNVDVNQINTLDANQLESVEVFLRDDLGLVNRANNVNGVIVFNQKKAPKGTKITKAQLMDMLPKYYELTFSPQGYNKEKQFYSPRYDVPASMNRNDLRTTIYWNPKVVTDATGNTSFEYYNADGKGQYKVIIEGIDANGNLGRSVFKYTVK, encoded by the coding sequence ATGAAGATTTATAGATTATCGTTTATTATACTTTCATTTCTGTTAGCACTAAATTTTTCTTCATCGGCCCAAACCGATACTGTAAGTATAAATACCATTATCACCAAAACCAATAAGGTTTTAACTGATTATCCAAACGAAAAAATTTATCTTCATTTCGATAAGCCTTATTATGCGGTTGCAGATACCGTTTGGTTTAAAGCCTATGTTACCGAAAACCAGAATTTCTTATCGGGCATCAGTAAAATTATTTATGTGGATGTAATTAACCAGAAAGATTCGCTCATCCAAACCTTAAAACTCCCAATTACAGGCGGATTTGCATACGGTAGTTTCCCTTTAGATCAGCTGAATTATAAACAAGGTAATTACCACGTTCGGGCTTATACTTTATGGATGCTCAACAGCCTGGATCCTGCCTATTTTAACAAAACTTTTTATGTTGGTGAAGCTATTGATAAAGAAGTTAAAACCCATATTACCTACAAAAATCTCTCTACAGATAAGCAGGAAAAAATTGATGCACGCGTGCAGTTCAGGGATGCCAGCAATAAACCTTATGCCAATAAAAATGTAACCTGGCAGGTAGTAACCAGTTATACAGTAATTGCCAAAGGCCGCGGAACTACCGATGCAAATGGTTACCTGACCATTGCTATGACCAATGCGCAGAAAGCCGAATATCAATTGCAAAAAGGCGAGCTGATAACCAGCATTAACACTACAGATAAAGACGTAGCCAGTAGCTCATTCCCGCTAAAAAATGCCATTTTGAGCAAAGATTTTCAGTTTTTCCCAGAGGGAGGAAATTTAGTTGCCGGTTTAACAAACAAGGTAGCCTTTAAAGCCATTAAAAGCGATGGCTTAGGCATTGGTGCCAAAGGCACTGTTACCGATAGTGAAGGCAAAAGCGTGGCTACTTTCAGCGATCAACATTTAGGCATGGGTAGTTTTAATTTACCTGCCGAAGCCGGAAAAACCTATAAAGCTGCTGTAACCTATGCCGATGGTACCACACAAAGCTATAATTTACCTGCTGTAACTACTAATGGTGTAGTGCTTAATGTGGATAATAGCAATGTCGATAATGTGGTAATTAAAATTGCTGCAAACGAAGCTTTTTTTGCAGAGAACCAGGGGAAAAAACTTTACCTCATTGCCCAAAGCAAAGGGGTAATCTGCTACGGCGCACAAACAGCCCTATCGAACAAAGAATACAATACTACCATACCTAAATTGAAATTCCCGACCGGAATTGCCCAGCTAACCCTGTTTAACGAACATGGTAAACCGCTTAGCGAAAGACTTGTTTTTGTACAGCATAAAAATAATATGACCGTAGCTTTAACCAGTGCTGCAACTACTTACGGCGTTAAGAAAAAGGTTAAAATTAATGTTGCAGCTAAAAAAGATGGTGCACCTGTTGAGGGTAGCTTCTCTGTAGCAGTAGTAGATGAAACTAAAGTACCATCAAGCGAAGATGCAACAAGTACCATCTTAACCGGACTTTTATTAAGCAGCGATGTTAAAGGTTATATTGAAAAAGCCAACTACTATTTCAATGCGCCCGATGCCAAGAAAAATGCAGACTTAGATGTGCTGTTACTTACACAGGGTTACCGCAGCTTTAAATACACCGATATTATTGCCAACAAACTGCCTAAAATTGATTTCCTTCCTGAACAAGGAATTGAAATTTCGGGAATTTTAAGGCAGAATAATGGAATTCCGGTTAGAAAGGGAGCCTTGCTTTTGAGCATCCCAGATAAACGCTTTAACCTGGAAGGCACTACAGATCCGGTAGGGAACTTTAAATTTTCGAACCTCGTATTTAACGATTCATCGAAAGTTACTGTTACGGCTAAGTACAATGTTAACTATAAAAACATGACCTTAAGCTTAAACGGTGCACCAGTCCCTACGTTAACCCGTAACTTCAGTGCAGCCGAAGAGGTTTTAAATATCGACAGTGCCTTAACTTCTTATCTGGATAACAGCAAACGCCAGTATGCTTACCTACATACCTTAAAAGATGTAAATATTAAGGCTGCTGTAATTCCGAAAGTAAGCCATAAAGATTATCCTTCCTTGTCGGGGCTTAGTCAAATGGCCGATCATGAAATTTCTGGCGATCGTTTAAAAGGCTGTGGTTTACTGATTAATTGCTTACAAGGTATGTTGGCGGGCGTTACTTTTGCCGACAATAACTTTTATGTAACCCGCGATTACAATCAGGGCAAAAAAATTCCGATGGGTATTTTCATTAACGGAATGAACGTGGATGTGAACCAGATCAATACACTCGATGCCAACCAACTCGAATCGGTTGAGGTATTTTTAAGAGACGATTTAGGCCTGGTTAACCGTGCCAACAATGTAAACGGTGTTATTGTATTTAACCAGAAAAAAGCACCTAAAGGAACCAAGATTACCAAAGCGCAACTGATGGATATGTTGCCTAAATACTACGAACTTACTTTCTCGCCACAAGGCTATAACAAAGAAAAGCAATTCTACTCGCCGCGTTACGATGTGCCTGCAAGCATGAACCGAAACGATTTAAGAACTACCATTTACTGGAACCCTAAAGTAGTTACCGATGCAACCGGCAACACCTCTTTCGAGTATTATAACGCTGATGGAAAAGGACAATACAAAGTGATTATAGAAGGTATAGATGCCAACGGAAACCTAGGCAGATCGGTGTTTAAGTACACAGTTAAGTAA
- a CDS encoding D-glycerate dehydrogenase — translation MKVFISGNIAPVGLKQLEENGITITQWKENRQITAEELIEACKDQDALISVGPNKLNAAFLNACSHLKVIALHSVGFDQVDVAAAKRLNIPIGNTPGVLSAATADTAFLLMLAVSRKAFFSCQKIIRGEWKNYEPSPELGIELNGKTLGIFGLGKIGLEMAKKCAAAYHMEVIYHNRSQNTEAEQEIGAKYVSFEELLAKSDVLSVHTALTPETKGKFTFDVFSQMKSNAIFINTARGGIHYETDLIRALKEKVIWGAGLDVTNPEPMDKTNPLLSMENVAVLPHIGSATEETRAAMAKIIVQNIVAGLKGEQLPFEVRGEM, via the coding sequence ATGAAAGTATTTATAAGTGGCAACATTGCTCCGGTCGGTTTAAAACAACTGGAAGAAAACGGTATTACCATTACCCAATGGAAAGAAAACCGGCAAATTACTGCCGAAGAACTAATTGAAGCCTGTAAAGATCAGGATGCTTTGATTAGTGTTGGCCCCAATAAGCTTAATGCTGCTTTTTTAAATGCCTGTAGTCATTTAAAGGTTATTGCACTACATTCGGTAGGTTTCGATCAGGTTGATGTGGCTGCAGCTAAACGTTTAAATATTCCTATTGGTAATACACCTGGCGTTTTAAGTGCCGCAACTGCCGATACTGCTTTCTTACTGATGCTGGCTGTATCGCGTAAAGCCTTCTTTTCCTGCCAGAAAATTATCAGAGGCGAGTGGAAAAACTATGAACCCAGCCCCGAACTGGGCATCGAATTAAATGGTAAAACCCTCGGGATTTTTGGTCTGGGCAAAATAGGTTTAGAAATGGCCAAAAAATGTGCCGCCGCTTATCACATGGAAGTGATTTACCATAATCGCTCGCAAAATACAGAAGCTGAACAGGAAATTGGTGCTAAATACGTCTCATTCGAGGAACTTTTAGCGAAAAGCGATGTACTTTCGGTACATACTGCCTTAACTCCCGAAACCAAAGGTAAATTTACTTTTGATGTTTTTAGCCAGATGAAATCCAATGCTATTTTTATCAATACGGCAAGGGGGGGCATTCACTACGAAACGGATTTGATCCGCGCATTAAAGGAAAAAGTAATTTGGGGTGCCGGACTTGATGTTACCAATCCCGAACCTATGGATAAAACAAACCCTTTACTAAGCATGGAAAATGTTGCTGTTTTACCACACATTGGCTCGGCAACTGAAGAAACGAGGGCAGCCATGGCTAAAATTATTGTACAGAATATAGTTGCCGGATTGAAAGGGGAGCAGTTGCCTTTTGAAGTAAGAGGTGAGATGTAA
- a CDS encoding DUF4249 domain-containing protein produces the protein MKTLTIYFALFTLCLASCKKIISIDTENAAPQIVIEGIINNQLIDQEIKISKTIGYTEENIFPKVSGATVTVTDSKGNKFVFKEGTKPGTYINRMKGEPGVTYSLNATVEGQNYTASSKMPNVVKMDSIGIIKNTFFGRDRKTAAAFFTDPVNEVNFYHFNLYVNDVLSRRFYANNDRLTNGNDLRIQLFFKPNNDHDSDELNTNDKVKIEMECVDSNIFDYWYALSQQADRGPNQGTTPANPTSNISNNSLGYFSANTYQVLSITVK, from the coding sequence ATGAAAACACTAACGATATATTTTGCCCTTTTTACTTTGTGCCTGGCTTCCTGCAAGAAAATTATCTCTATCGATACTGAAAATGCGGCACCTCAAATTGTAATTGAAGGCATAATTAACAACCAGTTGATTGATCAGGAGATTAAAATCAGCAAAACGATTGGTTATACCGAAGAAAATATTTTTCCGAAGGTTTCGGGCGCTACGGTAACGGTTACCGATAGCAAGGGAAATAAGTTTGTGTTTAAAGAAGGCACTAAACCGGGTACTTACATTAACCGGATGAAAGGCGAGCCAGGAGTTACCTACAGCTTAAATGCAACAGTTGAGGGACAGAACTATACCGCGAGTTCTAAAATGCCCAATGTGGTTAAAATGGATTCGATTGGGATAATTAAAAACACTTTTTTTGGGCGTGACCGAAAAACAGCTGCTGCATTTTTTACCGATCCGGTTAACGAAGTAAATTTCTACCATTTTAACCTGTACGTAAACGATGTACTTTCGCGACGTTTTTATGCCAACAACGACCGTTTAACAAACGGTAACGACTTACGGATTCAGCTGTTTTTTAAGCCCAACAACGATCACGATAGCGATGAACTGAATACCAATGATAAGGTGAAGATTGAAATGGAATGTGTTGACAGCAATATATTTGATTATTGGTATGCGCTGAGCCAGCAGGCGGATCGAGGACCTAACCAGGGTACTACGCCGGCCAATCCAACATCGAATATTTCGAATAATTCATTAGGCTATTTCAGCGCAAACACTTATCAGGTACTTTCGATTACAGTAAAATAA
- a CDS encoding TonB-dependent receptor, protein MLIKNYFALFSLLLLNTVVFAQSKFTLSGTIRDAGTGETLIGATIKVIGPTTGATLTNAYGYFALTQVEGEYTVSVSYTGYAPLVKKINLTKDTKLNEELKSANDLAEVTVSANNRKNENVKSAQMGLERVDMKALNAIPVLLGEKDILKTIQLLPGVKSGGEGNTGFYVRGGAADQNLIILDEAVVYNSSHLLGFFSTFNADAIKDVSLYKGGMPAQYGGRLSSVLDVKMDDGNNKEFKFQGGIGLIASRIKAEGPIVKDRGSFMVSFRRTYIDLFLRASPDSSVNGSTLNFYDINAKANYKINDKNTIYISGYFGKDNIGVKDLFENNWGNVTTTIRLNHIFNDRLFSNTSLIYNNYNYTVRLLNDATNFKATSLVRDFNFKEDFQYFSNKHILRFGLNATQHRISPIDIDSDVASQVNSLTQERRYGIESAAYISDEWSVNEHLNFLYGVRLAAFSLMGPGNFNNYNAAGEIISTESVAKGKFYKNYFNLEPRFSVSYLFNEENSIKASYNRNTQNVHILTNATSSSPTDQYVLSSNNIKPEIADQVALGYFKNIKENTYELSAEIYYKWLQNQIDYKNAAQLLANSNVESELLYGVGRAYGLELFFKKKFGKLNGWVGYTLSRTERKFTELNNGKYFPARQDRTHDISLVGIYNMTKRWTFSSSFIYSTGNAVTYPAGKYTVGGQPAYYYTQRNAGRMPYNMRLDVSATLEGKNKGKYQSSWNFGIYNLLARKNPYSIEFITDPDNPNKTAAQQTSLFGLIPSITWNFKF, encoded by the coding sequence ATGCTCATAAAAAATTACTTTGCTTTATTTTCCCTTCTTCTTTTAAATACAGTTGTTTTTGCCCAAAGTAAATTTACCCTTAGTGGTACCATCCGCGATGCCGGCACCGGCGAAACATTAATTGGCGCAACAATAAAAGTAATTGGCCCTACAACCGGCGCAACCTTAACCAATGCCTATGGCTATTTTGCCTTAACCCAGGTAGAAGGAGAGTATACCGTATCGGTTAGCTACACCGGGTATGCGCCTCTGGTTAAAAAAATCAATTTAACAAAAGATACCAAATTAAACGAAGAATTAAAGAGTGCCAACGATTTGGCCGAAGTAACCGTGAGTGCCAATAACCGCAAAAACGAAAATGTTAAAAGCGCGCAAATGGGCCTTGAACGGGTTGATATGAAAGCGTTGAACGCCATTCCGGTTCTACTTGGTGAAAAGGATATTCTGAAAACCATCCAGTTGCTGCCCGGCGTAAAATCGGGTGGGGAGGGTAATACCGGTTTTTATGTGCGTGGTGGCGCTGCCGATCAGAACCTGATTATTCTCGATGAGGCTGTGGTGTACAACTCGTCGCACCTGTTGGGATTCTTCTCTACCTTTAACGCCGATGCCATTAAGGATGTAAGCCTGTATAAAGGCGGTATGCCTGCCCAGTATGGCGGCCGTTTATCGTCTGTTTTAGACGTGAAAATGGATGATGGCAACAATAAAGAGTTTAAATTTCAGGGTGGTATTGGTTTAATTGCTTCGCGTATTAAAGCCGAAGGGCCTATTGTTAAAGACCGCGGCTCGTTTATGGTAAGCTTTCGCCGTACCTATATCGATTTATTTTTAAGGGCTTCACCAGATTCGTCGGTAAATGGGAGCACGTTGAATTTTTACGATATTAACGCCAAGGCCAACTATAAAATAAATGATAAAAACACCATCTATATTTCGGGTTATTTTGGTAAAGACAATATAGGGGTGAAGGATTTGTTTGAGAATAACTGGGGTAATGTAACCACTACAATCAGGCTAAACCATATTTTTAACGACCGTTTATTCTCTAATACCTCGTTAATTTACAACAATTACAATTACACTGTTCGCCTGCTTAACGATGCCACTAATTTTAAGGCCACCTCGCTGGTACGCGATTTTAATTTTAAAGAAGATTTTCAATACTTCAGCAACAAACACATTTTAAGATTTGGATTAAATGCTACGCAACACCGCATTTCGCCGATTGATATTGATAGCGATGTAGCCTCGCAGGTAAATTCGCTTACGCAGGAGCGCCGCTATGGAATAGAATCTGCCGCTTATATTTCTGATGAATGGAGCGTAAACGAACACCTTAACTTTTTGTATGGTGTAAGGCTGGCTGCCTTCTCTTTAATGGGCCCCGGTAATTTTAATAATTACAATGCGGCTGGCGAAATCATCTCTACAGAAAGTGTGGCTAAGGGCAAGTTTTACAAAAACTATTTCAATCTGGAACCCCGTTTTTCCGTGAGCTATCTTTTTAACGAAGAAAATTCAATTAAAGCATCGTATAACCGCAATACGCAAAATGTTCATATTTTAACCAACGCTACTTCAAGTTCGCCAACCGATCAGTATGTGTTGAGCAGTAACAACATTAAGCCTGAAATTGCCGATCAGGTGGCTTTGGGCTATTTTAAAAATATTAAAGAAAATACTTACGAGTTATCGGCCGAGATTTATTATAAGTGGTTGCAAAACCAAATTGATTATAAAAACGCGGCCCAGTTGCTGGCTAATTCAAATGTAGAATCGGAGCTGTTGTATGGTGTTGGTCGTGCTTATGGATTGGAGCTGTTCTTCAAAAAGAAATTTGGTAAGCTGAATGGTTGGGTAGGTTATACCTTATCGCGTACCGAACGCAAATTTACCGAATTAAATAACGGTAAATATTTTCCGGCTAGGCAAGACCGCACGCACGATATTTCACTGGTTGGAATATATAACATGACCAAAAGGTGGACTTTTTCATCAAGCTTTATTTACAGTACAGGTAATGCCGTTACTTATCCGGCAGGTAAATATACCGTTGGGGGGCAGCCGGCTTATTATTATACCCAACGCAATGCAGGCCGTATGCCTTACAACATGCGTTTAGATGTAAGTGCAACACTAGAAGGTAAGAATAAAGGTAAATACCAATCGAGCTGGAATTTTGGTATTTACAATCTACTGGCCAGAAAAAATCCTTATTCGATAGAGTTTATCACCGATCCCGACAATCCAAACAAAACGGCTGCACAGCAAACCTCATTGTTTGGGCTTATTCCATCTATAACCTGGAACTTTAAATTTTAA
- a CDS encoding multiheme c-type cytochrome: MNTAVRLPKDIRGEAYIGAATCVKCHKEITQSYLHNTHGLTSKPVADMELLKVFAPDSNAFSFDAHQKVVVEKRATGIFQVAYVAGKEVRAQRFDMVFGSGEKAYTYAYWKGKKLYELPLSYFSAIRNWAISPGFTKQTFYYDRPIGSRCLECHASYVEKKVTQTSGISTDEEMERAALIYGIDCERCHGPGRQHAVFHLENPEEKTAKFITIYKTLSRKQKMDACGVCHSGNSLVAQKSVFGFQPGDNLDDYYAQDFAGFGSADPDVHGNQTEMLKGSNCYRKSESMTCQSCHNTHENIKGNLSIYSQRCISCHQITRHSSTTLAKGSLSTNCIDCHMPKTPSKLITFQQAGIDQVSAYMLRSHHIGIYPVNSK; encoded by the coding sequence ATGAATACGGCCGTCCGGTTACCAAAGGATATCAGAGGCGAAGCTTATATCGGGGCAGCTACCTGTGTAAAATGCCATAAAGAAATTACGCAATCTTACCTACACAATACCCATGGGTTAACCTCTAAACCAGTGGCCGATATGGAGTTGTTAAAAGTTTTTGCGCCCGATTCTAATGCCTTTAGTTTCGATGCGCATCAAAAGGTAGTGGTTGAAAAACGGGCAACGGGTATTTTTCAGGTAGCTTATGTAGCTGGCAAAGAAGTGCGGGCCCAAAGGTTCGATATGGTATTCGGCTCGGGCGAGAAAGCCTATACCTACGCTTATTGGAAAGGCAAAAAGCTTTACGAACTGCCGCTTTCGTATTTTTCGGCGATCAGGAACTGGGCCATTAGTCCGGGTTTTACCAAACAAACCTTTTATTACGACAGACCGATTGGTAGCCGTTGTTTAGAATGCCATGCTTCGTATGTAGAGAAAAAGGTGACTCAAACTTCGGGTATTTCTACCGATGAGGAAATGGAGCGTGCTGCATTGATTTACGGTATAGATTGCGAGCGTTGCCACGGACCGGGCCGGCAACATGCGGTTTTTCACCTCGAAAACCCCGAAGAGAAAACTGCAAAATTTATCACCATTTATAAAACGCTCAGCAGAAAACAAAAGATGGATGCCTGCGGGGTATGCCACTCGGGCAATTCACTGGTTGCCCAAAAATCGGTTTTCGGTTTCCAGCCCGGCGATAATTTAGATGACTATTATGCACAAGATTTTGCAGGCTTTGGCAGTGCCGATCCCGATGTGCATGGTAACCAGACTGAAATGCTGAAGGGGAGCAATTGCTACCGCAAAAGCGAAAGTATGACCTGCCAATCGTGCCACAATACACACGAAAATATTAAAGGCAATTTAAGTATCTACTCGCAACGCTGTATAAGTTGTCACCAAATCACCAGACACAGCAGTACCACGCTTGCAAAAGGATCGCTCAGCACCAATTGCATCGATTGCCACATGCCCAAAACTCCTTCCAAACTCATCACTTTTCAGCAGGCTGGCATAGATCAGGTAAGCGCTTATATGTTGCGCTCACACCATATTGGCATTTATCCCGTTAATAGTAAGTAA